A part of Asterias rubens chromosome 14, eAstRub1.3, whole genome shotgun sequence genomic DNA contains:
- the LOC117299587 gene encoding uncharacterized protein LOC117299587 gives MANYGQPRVMLWVVWRSCSTAVLRSISQADGGVYYYEPFLSAAYEGPDSVFPRGEQDEETVDLPGADLAYSPSDNTFSWVKDTLEGQHEGARFVIVKDTPLSLKLAGRDWDTIPQGYQHTFLIRNPSKTYPSLQRANEEYKPPGLMDETAVKDWQDEQFETMGGDFKSISDLYDYVTDNNLDPNPFIMDADDLIAYPDIVLKAYCRATGIPFSMKMVEWEDSGQPPNVKWTTCQSHLQYFQCLHHSNAMKSRGFTKNIQAKPSTALHPKVAEIIQREMPFYNKMYGQRFVP, from the coding sequence ATGGCGAATTATGGACAGCCCCGTGTCATGCTGTGGGTAGTGTGGCGTTCTTGTTCCACGGCTGTGCTTCGCTCGATCAGCCAAGCTGACGGTGGAGTCTATTACTACGAACCTTTCTTATCTGCGGCTTACGAAGGGCCAGATAGCGTATTTCCAAGGGGTGAACAAGATGAAGAAACCGTCGACCTTCCCGGTGCAGATCTCGCCTACAGTCCATCGGATAATACCTTTTCCTGGGTGAAGGACACTTTGGAAGGGCAACACGAAGGAGCAAGGTTCGTTATCGTCAAGGATACCCCACTTTCATTGAAGTTGGCTGGGCGTGACTGGGATACCATACCACAGGGATATCAACATACCTTTCTAATTCGGAACCCCAGTAAGACCTACCCGTCTCTCCAAAGGGCCAATGAAGAATATAAACCACCGGGCTTGATGGACGAGACTGCGGTTAAAGACTGGCAGGACGAACAGTTCGAAACCATGGGAGGTGACTTCAAATCCATCTCGGATCTCTACGACTACGTCACAGATAACAACCTCGACCCCAACCCTTTCATCATGGATGCCGATGATCTGATAGCTTACCCTGACATAGTGCTAAAGGCGTACTGCAGAGCAACGGGGATACCGTTCAGCATGAAGATGGTCGAATGGGAAGACAGCGGTCAGCCACCCAACGTCAAATGGACCACGTGCCAGTCTCATCTTCAATATTTCCAGTGCCTTCATCACAGTAACGCGATGAAGAGTAGAGGATTCACAAAAAACATCCAAGCTAAACCAAGTACTGCGCTCCATCCAAAGGTAGCTGAAATAATTCAGCGCGAAATGCCGTTTTACAACAAAATGTACGGACAGCGCTTCGTTCCATAG